One Streptomyces sp. NBC_00102 DNA segment encodes these proteins:
- a CDS encoding PQQ-binding-like beta-propeller repeat protein — MTQPPSQQPPQGGSGTPQEPFDGSPPQPAAQPPGTPPPSAPPAPPAQPPAPGAPAYGYPQAPGPYGQQPPAPGAPGYGYPQAPGPYGAPQSGPYGAPQSGPYGQQAQPQPGPYGQPQAPGPYGAPQSGPYGQQAQPQPGPYGQPQAPGPYGAPQPGPYGRQGYPGHPAPPAVPPASGSGSGSGSSGGRGFFRGRTGVIVAAAVAVVIVAAVGVGFAVGGDDDPGGKPVAHGSSDTKGDAGPSTSASPDDGEGGAQDDLNADRKAGEAKVLWLKENDLKLPLNGTVVRGPWIVGDTLVKAAYRGIAGYSLATGEEKWNLTFDTDICAAPVNATADGKVVLGLKDSDGDRANCVRLQQVDLAAGKAGWKKTIKQDGIWDLLSEIGLAISGDTVTVGRSGGTDAFRVSDGKELFGAPEGNCRPVAFAGGPKLIAALNCTVDDPENPQQQIQQLDPVTGKARWTYQVGRGWEVDKVYSVDPLVVSMVQDQKKAWGILVLKDDGTVRSRLASDPGDSFAPNCGSSFQIFAKSLDDCRGVAADADTLYMATKAASAKDRTNKVVAFDLDSGKPRWSSASPADRFMEPVRMDGANLIVHFEASWDKGGAVASIAPTGGAPKVLLQHPESTATVEEMTSGGKFLWLDGRSVIVARQLTEANNRGDDRETAMISFGK, encoded by the coding sequence ATGACTCAGCCGCCCAGCCAGCAACCGCCGCAGGGGGGCTCGGGGACTCCGCAGGAGCCTTTTGACGGGTCTCCTCCGCAGCCCGCCGCGCAGCCTCCCGGCACACCGCCCCCGTCGGCCCCGCCCGCACCTCCGGCGCAGCCCCCGGCCCCCGGCGCCCCGGCGTACGGCTACCCCCAGGCCCCCGGCCCGTACGGCCAGCAGCCCCCGGCCCCCGGAGCGCCCGGCTACGGCTACCCCCAGGCCCCCGGCCCGTACGGCGCGCCGCAGTCCGGCCCGTACGGCGCGCCGCAGTCCGGCCCGTACGGCCAGCAGGCCCAGCCCCAGCCCGGCCCGTACGGCCAGCCGCAGGCGCCGGGCCCGTACGGCGCGCCGCAGTCCGGCCCGTACGGCCAGCAGGCCCAGCCCCAGCCCGGCCCGTACGGGCAGCCCCAGGCCCCGGGCCCGTACGGCGCGCCGCAGCCCGGCCCGTACGGCCGGCAGGGCTACCCGGGGCATCCGGCACCCCCCGCAGTTCCGCCTGCCTCCGGTTCCGGCTCCGGCTCCGGGTCTTCGGGCGGGCGCGGGTTCTTCCGCGGCCGGACCGGGGTGATCGTCGCCGCGGCCGTCGCGGTGGTGATCGTGGCCGCGGTCGGTGTCGGCTTCGCGGTCGGCGGGGACGACGATCCCGGTGGGAAGCCGGTCGCCCACGGAAGTTCGGACACCAAGGGCGATGCCGGGCCCAGCACTTCGGCCTCCCCCGACGACGGAGAGGGCGGTGCGCAGGACGACCTGAACGCCGACCGCAAGGCCGGTGAGGCGAAGGTCCTCTGGTTGAAGGAGAACGACCTGAAGCTGCCGCTCAACGGCACTGTGGTCCGCGGCCCCTGGATCGTCGGCGACACGCTGGTCAAGGCCGCCTACCGGGGCATCGCCGGGTACTCGCTCGCCACCGGCGAGGAGAAGTGGAACCTGACGTTCGACACCGACATCTGCGCCGCGCCCGTGAACGCCACGGCCGACGGCAAGGTCGTCCTCGGGCTGAAGGACTCCGACGGCGACCGGGCGAACTGTGTGCGGCTCCAGCAGGTCGACCTCGCCGCCGGCAAGGCGGGCTGGAAGAAGACGATCAAGCAGGACGGCATCTGGGACCTGCTCTCCGAGATCGGTCTGGCGATCAGCGGCGACACCGTGACGGTCGGCCGTTCCGGTGGCACGGACGCGTTCCGGGTCAGCGACGGCAAGGAACTGTTCGGTGCGCCGGAAGGCAACTGCCGCCCGGTCGCCTTCGCCGGTGGGCCGAAGCTCATCGCCGCCCTCAACTGCACCGTGGACGACCCGGAGAACCCGCAGCAGCAGATCCAGCAGCTCGACCCGGTCACCGGTAAGGCGCGTTGGACGTACCAGGTGGGGCGCGGCTGGGAGGTCGACAAGGTGTACTCGGTCGACCCGCTCGTCGTGTCGATGGTCCAGGACCAGAAGAAGGCGTGGGGAATCCTCGTGCTGAAGGACGACGGCACGGTCCGTTCCCGGCTGGCCAGTGACCCGGGGGACAGTTTCGCCCCGAACTGCGGGAGTTCGTTCCAGATCTTCGCCAAGTCCTTGGACGACTGCCGCGGTGTCGCGGCGGACGCCGACACGCTCTACATGGCGACCAAGGCGGCCAGCGCCAAGGACCGCACCAACAAGGTGGTCGCCTTCGACCTCGACTCCGGTAAGCCCAGGTGGAGTTCGGCCTCCCCGGCCGACCGGTTCATGGAGCCGGTCAGGATGGACGGTGCCAACCTGATCGTCCACTTCGAGGCGTCCTGGGACAAGGGCGGGGCCGTCGCCTCCATCGCGCCGACCGGGGGCGCGCCGAAGGTCCTGCTCCAGCACCCGGAGTCCACGGCGACCGTGGAAGAGATGACCTCCGGCGGTAAGTTCCTCTGGCTGGACGGCCGGTCCGTCATCGTCGCCAGACAGCTCACCGAGGCCAACAACCGGGGTGACGACCGCGAGACCGCGATGATCTCGTTCGGCAAGTGA
- a CDS encoding PQQ-binding-like beta-propeller repeat protein has translation MTQPPPPASQPGEPPKGGFGAPQDPPAGGFGAPPPSPYGTPPPPQAAQEQPPGPYNAPPQAPQPPQAQPQPPQPQAPQPPQTQPQPPQPQAPQPPQTQPQPPQSPQPQPPQPQPPQAPGAGPAYGYPQAPGQPQPQPGYGYPQAPPGYGYPQTPTSSQPGQPGYFGQPGPGQQPGYGYPTPPQFAQPQTPAGTGGKKLNAQMKIIIGAALAVVLIVGAGIVYSASGDDGGTDVSTAGPVGGSGGGGGDKGGDTGGLAGGTEKVPASTKSHVAFEIPKPAVSDVTTVYGSWVTDKAYVKTGMYEVAGYDLEKGTKLWSVPTAGQVCAASRHMTEDHKTAILFQEGKPTAADKYPSCNTLGALDLDTGKMIWSKSVVASSNGDEPVHFSEVTVSGTTVAAGGTDGGAALDITTGAQLWAPKISTDDCYDTGYAGGPALVTVRKCGSYDDPKISIQTLDAKTGAPLSSYDMPPGVEYAAVVSTKPLVVAADIGDTAGDGSSISDYFSIDAETGKLIVRISADADRYAGECGSTEVERCVGMTVGNNRLYVPTESHEGTAEYGDTNEIVAFDLTTGKLLGARADAGERYSMVPLRMDGTNVIAYKVPPYDKGGQVVSLDGETLKETVLMENPSTEKIRDRETYFGYDRGEFLYEKGRLFLSPDMLSESSGTDDDSKLLAMVFTTG, from the coding sequence ATGACCCAGCCTCCCCCACCCGCGTCGCAGCCCGGCGAGCCGCCGAAGGGCGGGTTCGGCGCGCCGCAGGACCCGCCGGCCGGCGGATTCGGCGCCCCGCCGCCCTCCCCGTACGGCACGCCCCCGCCGCCGCAGGCCGCGCAGGAGCAGCCCCCGGGGCCGTACAACGCCCCGCCCCAGGCACCGCAGCCGCCGCAGGCTCAGCCCCAGCCGCCCCAGCCCCAGGCACCGCAGCCGCCGCAGACTCAGCCCCAGCCGCCCCAGCCCCAGGCACCGCAGCCGCCGCAGACTCAGCCCCAGCCGCCGCAGTCGCCCCAGCCCCAGCCGCCCCAGCCCCAGCCGCCGCAGGCTCCGGGCGCCGGGCCCGCGTACGGGTACCCGCAGGCTCCGGGCCAACCGCAGCCGCAGCCCGGCTACGGCTACCCGCAAGCCCCGCCCGGGTACGGCTACCCGCAGACGCCGACCTCCTCGCAGCCCGGCCAGCCGGGCTACTTCGGCCAGCCCGGTCCCGGGCAGCAGCCGGGGTACGGATACCCGACCCCGCCGCAGTTCGCGCAGCCGCAGACGCCCGCGGGCACCGGCGGCAAGAAGCTGAACGCCCAGATGAAGATCATCATCGGGGCGGCGCTCGCCGTGGTGCTGATCGTCGGCGCCGGGATCGTCTACTCGGCGTCCGGGGACGACGGGGGCACGGACGTCTCCACGGCCGGCCCGGTGGGCGGCAGCGGTGGCGGCGGCGGTGACAAGGGAGGGGACACCGGTGGTCTCGCCGGAGGCACCGAGAAGGTGCCGGCCTCCACCAAGTCGCACGTCGCCTTCGAGATCCCGAAGCCGGCCGTCTCCGACGTCACCACGGTCTACGGCTCCTGGGTCACCGACAAGGCGTACGTGAAGACCGGGATGTACGAGGTCGCCGGGTACGACCTGGAGAAGGGCACCAAGCTCTGGTCGGTCCCGACGGCCGGGCAGGTCTGCGCGGCCTCCCGGCACATGACGGAGGACCACAAGACCGCGATCCTCTTCCAGGAGGGCAAGCCGACCGCGGCGGACAAGTACCCGTCCTGCAACACGCTCGGCGCGCTCGACCTGGACACCGGCAAGATGATCTGGTCGAAGTCGGTCGTCGCCTCCTCCAACGGCGACGAGCCGGTGCACTTCTCGGAGGTGACGGTCAGCGGCACGACCGTCGCCGCGGGGGGCACCGACGGCGGTGCCGCCCTCGACATCACCACCGGTGCCCAGCTCTGGGCCCCGAAGATCTCCACCGACGACTGCTACGACACCGGTTACGCCGGAGGCCCGGCGCTCGTCACCGTCCGCAAGTGCGGTTCGTACGACGACCCGAAGATCTCCATCCAGACGCTGGACGCCAAGACGGGCGCCCCGCTCTCCTCGTACGACATGCCGCCGGGCGTCGAGTACGCGGCGGTCGTCTCCACCAAGCCCCTGGTGGTCGCCGCCGACATCGGCGACACGGCCGGTGACGGCTCCAGCATCTCCGACTACTTCTCCATCGACGCGGAGACCGGCAAGCTCATCGTCCGGATCTCCGCAGACGCCGACCGGTACGCGGGGGAGTGCGGTTCCACCGAGGTGGAGCGGTGCGTCGGCATGACGGTCGGCAACAACCGCCTGTACGTGCCCACCGAGTCCCACGAGGGAACCGCCGAGTACGGCGACACCAACGAGATCGTCGCCTTCGACCTCACCACCGGCAAGCTGCTCGGCGCCCGCGCCGACGCGGGCGAGCGGTACAGCATGGTCCCGCTCCGCATGGACGGCACCAACGTCATCGCGTACAAGGTGCCGCCGTACGACAAGGGCGGCCAGGTCGTCTCGCTCGACGGGGAGACCCTGAAGGAGACGGTGCTGATGGAGAACCCCAGCACCGAGAAGATCCGGGACCGGGAGACGTACTTCGGTTACGACCGGGGCGAGTTCCTGTACGAGAAGGGCCGGCTCTTCCTGTCGCCGGACATGCTCAGCGAATCGAGCGGCACGGACGACGATTCCAAGCTCCTCGCCATGGTGTTCACCACCGGCTGA